Proteins found in one Lates calcarifer isolate ASB-BC8 linkage group LG8, TLL_Latcal_v3, whole genome shotgun sequence genomic segment:
- the agtr2 gene encoding LOW QUALITY PROTEIN: type-2 angiotensin II receptor (The sequence of the model RefSeq protein was modified relative to this genomic sequence to represent the inferred CDS: deleted 1 base in 1 codon) gives MAIPNDFSIFNSTSYLTTEIYLNASLAPSDPPCADWTPVPMTTVIPAIYSVICVLGTIANALAVCVLAHASALRRTVANTFMLNLCVSDLLFLLSLPLWAVYYSRGYSWPFGRLACKICGALHNLNLYASIFFITAMSIDRYLAIVHPLRSQSARDPTRARLTCILVWFLACACSAPTLALRDTRYLSGLDVEACVISYPDHTWYLTLVWMKIALGFLLPLLVISCCYCAIGRHLLADTGLVRMRNCHTPPSMPSFKSLESQESCSKPERPPTPCVSPSSSGVRALEGRGLERVLWTVAAVVLAFFLCWFPFHCVTFMDVLNSQGKLDGCWVYWSIHNLTPLTLCLGFSNSAINPVLYCFIGNHFRGRLGGLCKGLCACLKARGEDHSQKRGSFSTRLSSFSRKLSDLKDLAIVEPTGPA, from the exons ATGGCAATCCCAAATGACTTCTCCATTTTCAACTCCACCTCCTATTTAACAACAGAGATCTATCTGAACGCCTCTCTTGCCCCCTCTGACCCCCCCTGTGCAGATTGGACTCCTGTACCCATGACCACAGTCATCCCCGCCATCTACAGCGTTATCTGCGTGCTGGGAACCATAGCCAATGCGCTGGCAGTATGTGTGTTGGCCCATGCCAGTGCCTTGAGGAGAACTGTGGCTAACACTTTCATGctgaacctgtgtgtgtctgacctgcTGTTCCTGCTGTCTCTCCCGCTGTGGGCCGTCTACTACTCCCGGGGCTACAGCTGGCCCTTTGGCCGGCTGGCCTGCAAAATCTGTGGGGCGCTCCACAACCTCAACCTCTACGCGTCTATCTTCTTCATCACGGCCATGAGCATAGACCGCTACCTGGCCATCGTGCATCCGCTCCGCTCCCAGAGTGCACGAGACCCCACACGTGCCCGGCTCACGTGCATCCTGGTGTGGTTTCTGGCATGTGCTTGCTCAGCCCCCACCCTGGCTCTGAGGGATACACGCTACCTCAGTGGGCTCGATGTGGAGGCCTGTGTGATTTCCTACCCTGATCATACGTGGTATCTGACCCTGGTCTGGATGAAGATTGCTCTGGGATTCCTCCTGCCGCTGTTAGTCATATCTTGTTGTTACTGTGCTATTGGTCGACATTTGTTGGCTGATACAGGGTTGGTAAGAATG AGAAACTGTCACACCCCCCCCAGCATGCCCTCTTTTAAATCACTGGAATCCCAGGAGAGCTGCAGTAAACCAGAGAGACCCCCGACCCCGTGTGTGAGCCCCAGCTCTAGTGGGGTCAGAGCCCTGGAGGGCAGAGGGCTGGAGCGGGTTTTGTGGACAGTAGCCGCTGTGGTCCTGgccttcttcctctgctggttTCCCTTTCACTGCGTGACCTTTATGGATGTTTTGAACAGCCAGGGCAAGTTGGACGGCTGCTGGGTATACTGGAGCATCCACAACCTCACCCCTCTCACCCTGTGTCTGGGCTTCTCTAACTCAGCCATCAACCCTGTGCTCTACTGCTTCATTGGGAACCATTTCCGGGGCCGTCTCGGGGGCCTCTGTAAGGGCCTGTGTGCTTGTTTGAAGGCCCGTGGGGAAGATCACAGCCAAAAGAGGGGCTCCTTTAGCACCAGGCTGAGCTCCTTCTCCCGAAAACTCAGTGACCTGAAAGACCTGGCGATTGTGGAGCCCACAGGTCCTGCCTAA